From one Mya arenaria isolate MELC-2E11 chromosome 4, ASM2691426v1 genomic stretch:
- the LOC128230223 gene encoding protein mono-ADP-ribosyltransferase PARP14-like isoform X1 produces the protein MTDDGDYMDMDFARRKLAAVEDENPPKVVTKMEENEEAWSPPLLPPRPPKDRYRRRSSSPVRVINDTLREPRRRSPRPSPTRIGRLFEESSIITLRRVVVKGLNEGVDFDIFKSFFEDEFPLESGDITFMKRCDLTHAIIIEFQTLEASQSVLTKSRSGKIRYYVFEEFITIEPCPELLTSDIHTASSAMKGSGTTTLSKAWSPPLLPPRPPKDRYRRRSSSPVRVIKGTLRESRRRSPRPSPTRIGRLFEESSIIALRRVVVKGLNEGVDLDIVKSFFEDEFPLESGDITFMNRCDLTYVIIIEFQTLEASQSILTKARSGTTRYYISKDFITIEPCPEKDKKCLLVNCIDVCTTKADIAEYLHDHCAIARETIKSIQFGTKEEAAVIQFDSPRPDIGTIRKRLSKRPFRGKLLRFDEVDTCRSIIVQNGDPGLSEDAIVSYFSRMGLSSGGEIDTVHIFLPLNAYVVVFRFAEVAQRVLAQIPHIIYAKELTVEPFFATLQATSINEITTQEPLIFNDLDGNIIRFVRKSEEYRNDLECKIETINGTVVWPCESYSDGNDESETHLKVICTIDPSKLPVKSLKVSLKNWQQICSRNIQLFFEQFETTRKILVAAQVWSTLTQYIDTTDASNWRYRVALRNSQFFSVRIVGRKEFTKDLYAIIALKADELEKDFVASHKTHGVQKVIQLNSNEMFLLRNSIALDEIGKRVSTVVIKPLGTDGLELSGRIDSIEEVLDEIQCSLNSYSREVLNSAKHGITYKTLDLLKTPETKAYITDKIDEKIGGNSKACYGLDIDKNVEVWATDKESLKKAIVIIRDSIEEKELKSLTPRHRAMLFGNDGDILFTSLQLKHMGLFISYKNKNGWISFVTVDSLIEELEEMISLFIDNHEIISEFIEVGSGRLAYLLTYKANELEAIEDEYRQKGVEITVIEGMKNGFSIKGEKQYCREVGWRLHLMVDIIIERSHGLKWDGFHECLKGNKGPTVQSKISTIGFENKCVLKILPNKRDRLMNASASLIDTKFVTTIGSLNKSLYLVAGDITDLDVDIAVVPSHSNLELSGGVGRVVGAKGGFEIQKECCDIVKAKNGRVSSGDVFVTTSGNLSVKGLLHAVTPYNDDFEQDAEGILASLVDQCISKASALGWKSIVFPLVGSGHFNFACDAVAEILLTNIITFLKEENNTVLERVYICDLDEAKLKNVIMLAKKMLDSKDNDDSGEIPTNRQCGKSIKCDVTMEPLAELQADVFVNAATQDINLRVGALGRAILDVAGDEVLDDIKHAYPVGVRYGEVAISNTGRMKDRVKEFFHGQIPNWSPNHGFAEIVLSNFVTECLQEASRRSHRSVAFPALGCGKRGYPPDVVVTTMLRAITEFSRKAPRTTVDLVKFVIPQNSTDLFKVFNEFVSENKCIETRSFVREYFDRCRSFKDLFLQRESPQIQVGPVSIKLALGNITMESAHAIVNSTNVALDLKLGRVSSMLLFTAGKVIQLECNTDEKKKQAQENKIVTTGPGRLLCKKILHLVAGKNIDQWRKCVKRCLRTAEAENLPTVSFPAIGTGQCGQSAKNIADALATTVKQYVESTKYRGVLRAIRIVIFDQEVLDVFRTTINKRLFAKRRESRNSKFFMRGTEESFERETDVNFHIFAETAKETQRVIQELHSLKTEEKIAFPSSVVSRLSESQEHAVTDIGKRRRTVIVGIDRKDGCIAVTGLDSDVAQTKLEIERYLANNSKVALPDHWNMNVSESPKLVELQKDDSEYKMVQSLCDQMLHSGTYVKIERVQNPLLYIQFEERKREMTPKKSCRSRTSSLWYGGKSAEDASYISNHGFGRLCGTSSSYGTGVHFTKHARTAYDDFCSQDLTGVKVLMLVDVLVSDRSSIDLDVVQITESNQAYPKFIVWFKQQF, from the exons ATGACCGACGATGGCGATTACATGGATATGGATTTCGCACGTCGGAAACTGGCAGCTGTTGAAGATGAAAATCCACCTAAAGTGGTTACCAAGATGGAAGAAAATGAAG AAGCCTGGAGTCCACCATTACTTCCACCGAGACCACCGAAAGACCGTTATCGTCGCAGATCTTCGAGCCCCGTACGGGTTATAAATGATACCCTTCGTGAACCTCGGCGAAGGTCGCCTCGTCCATCTCCAACGCGCATTGGTAGATTGTTTGAAGAATCATCAATAATTACATTAAGGCGTGTAGTTGTGAAAGGCCTTAACGAAGGTGTTGATTTTGATATATTCAAATCATTCTTTGAAGACGAATTTCCACTTGAATCAGGTGATATAACATTCATGAAGAGGTGCGACCTTACACACGCTATCATCATCGAATTTCAAACACTCGAAG CTTCTCAGTCCGTACTTACGAAATCACGATCAGGAAAAATCCGATATTACGTTTTTGAAGAATTCATTACGATAGAACCGTGTCCAGAACTATTGACCAGTGACATTCACACTGCATCTTCTGCGATGAAGGGAAGCGGAACGACTACCTTATCAA AAGCCTGGAGTCCACCATTACTCCCACCGAGACCACCGAAAGACCGTTATCGTCGCAGATCTTCGAGCCCCGTACGGGTTATAAAAGGTACCCTTCGTGAATCTCGGCGAAGGTCGCCTCGTCCATCTCCAACGCGCATTGGTAGATTGTTTGAAGAATCATCAATCATTGCATTAAGGCGTGTAGTTGTGAAAGGCCTTAACGAAGGTGTTGATCTTGATATAGTCAAATCATTCTTTGAAGACGAATTTCCACTTGAATCAGGTGATATAACATTCATGAATAGGTGCGACCTTACATACGTTATCATCATTGAATTTCAAACACTCgaag CTTCTCAGTCTATACTCACGAAAGCACGATCAGGGACAACCCGATATTACATTTCTAAAGATTTCATTACGATAGAACCGTGTCcagaaaaagacaaaaagtgTCTTCTGGTCAATTGTATCGATGTTTGCACAACAAAAGCGGATATTGCTGAATATCTTCATGACCACTGTGCCATTGCCAGAGAGACAATAAAGAGTATTCAGTTCGGTACAAAAGAAGAAGCTGCAGTTATTCAGTTTGATTCACCAAGACCAG ATATCGGAACCATTCGGAAACGATTGAGTAAAAGGCCATTCAGAGGGAAATTGTTGAGATTTGATGAGGTGGATACATGTAGAAGCATTATTGTTCAAAACGGAGATCCAGGTCTGTCAGAGGATGCCATCGTATCATACTTCTCAAGAATGGGCCTTAGTAGTGGCGGAGAAATAGACACAGTCCATATTTTCCTTCCCCTGAATGCATATGTTGTTGTCTTTCGATTTGCTGAAG TTGCTCAACGTGTTTTAGCACAAATTCCGCATATTATATATGCAAAAGAACTAACCGTTGAGCCATTCTTTGCAACTCTTCAAGCAACATCCATTAATGAGATCACTACTCAAGAGCCTCTTATTTTCAACGATTTGGACGGAAACATCATTAG ATTTGTACGAAAATCAGAAGAATATCGCAATGATTTGGAatgtaaaatagaaacaatCAATGGGACGGTGGTTTGGCCGTGCGAATCGTATTCTGATGGAAACGACGAAAGTGAAACACAcctgaaagttatttgtacAATTGATCCGAGCAAATTGCCTGTTAAATCTCTTAAAGTGAGTCTTAAAAACTGGCAGCAGATTTGTTCAAGAAACATTCAACTCTTTTTCGAACAATTTGAGACGACGAGAAAAATTTTGGTCGCTGCCCAG GTCTGGAGCACCTTAACTCAATACATTGACACAACTGACGCCTCAAATTGGAGATACCGAGTTGCGTTAAGAAATAGCCAGTTTTTCAGCGTGAGAATAGTCGGACGAAAGGAATTTACAAAAGACTTGTACGCCATCATTGCACTGAAGGCGGATGAACTCGAAAAGGATTTTGTCGCTTCACATAAGACACATGGTGTACAAAAAGTTATCCAACTCAATTCCAACGAAATGTTTCTTCTTCGGAATTCAATAGCACTCGATGAAATAGGAAAGCGAGTGTCTACCGTTGTGATAAAACCGTTAGGCACAGATGGCCTTGAACTTTCG GGTCGAATTGATTCGATCGAAGAAGTACTAGATGAAATACAATGCAGTTTAAACAGTTATTCGAGGGAAGTGCTTAATAGCGCTAAACATG GAATAACTTATAAGACTCTTGACCTACTAAAGACTCCGGAAACTAAGGCCTACATCACCGATAAAATCGATGAAAAAATAGGAGGAAATTCGAAAGCTTGCTACGGTCTAGACATCGACAAAAACGTTGAGGTTTGGGCTACTGATAAAGAATCTCTTAAGAAGGCCATCGTAATCATTAGAGATTCAATCGAGGAAAAAGAACTCAAATCACTAACTCCACGACATCGAGCTATGCTATTTGGAAATGACggtgatattttgtttaccaGTTTGCAGCTGAAACATATGGGTCTTTTTATtagttacaaaaacaaaaatggatGGATTAGTTTTGTCACCGTTGATTCTTTGATTGAGGAGTTGGAAGAGATGATATCCCTGTTTATAGACAACCATGAAATAATTTCGGAATTCATCGAGGTTGGCAGTGGTCGTTTAGCCTACCTTTTGACGTATAAAGCAAACGAGCTTGAAGCAATTGAAGACGAATACCGACAAAAAGGTGTTGAGATAACAGTTATAGAAGGGATGAAGAATGGCTTTTCCATTAAAGgagaaaaacaatattgtcGGGAAGTAGGTTGGAG GCTACATCTGATGGTTGACATTATTATTGAAAGAAGTCATGGACTAAAATGGGATGGTTTCCATGAATGCCTTAAGGGAAACAAAGGACCCACCGTTCAGTCAAAGATTTCAACGATAgggtttgaaaacaaatgcgTGCTTAAGATATTGCCAAATAAAAGAGACAGGCTAATGAACGCTAGCGCCAGTTTGATCGATACGAAGTTTGTCACCACAATTGGGAGTCTAAACAAGTCTTTGTACTTGGTTGCGGGTGATATTACCGACCTTGATGTTGACATTGCTGTCGTCCCATCACATTCAAACCTCGAGCTTTCCGGTGGTGTCGGGCGAGTAGTAGGAGCTAAAG GAGGTTTTGAAATTCAAAAAGAATGTTGTGACATAGTTAAAGCCAAAAATGGCCGTGTGTCATCAGGGGATGTGTTTGTCACAACTAGTGGAAACCTTTCTGTGAAAGGTTTACTGCACGCTGTCACCCCGTACAATGATGATTTCGAACAAGATGCTGAAGGAATTCTGGCGAGTTTGGTCGACCAATGTATTTCAAAGGCTTCAGCACTTGGATGGAAGTCTATAGTGTTTCCGTTGGTCGGAAGTGGTCATTTCAACTTTGCTTGTGATGCAGTTGCAGAGATTCTTCTCACGAATATTATTACGTTTCTAAAAGAGGAAAATAACACCGTTTTAGAAAGAGTTTACATTTGTGATTTGGACGAAGCAAAGCTCAAGAATGTCATAATGCTAGCTAAAAAAATGTTAGATAGCAAGGACAACGATg ATTCAGGTGAAATTCCAACAAACCGTCAATGTGGGAAGTCTataaaatgtgatgtcacaATGGAGCCTCTAGCCGAACTGCAG GCGGACGTTTTTGTGAATGCAGCTACCCAGGATATTAATCTTCGGGTAGGTGCTCTTGGGAGGGCTATTTTAGATGTTGCTGGAGATGAGGTTTTGGACGATATCAAACACGCTTATCCTGTTGGTGTTCGATATGGCGAAGTAGCTATTTCTAACACTGGGCGAATGAAAGACCGCGTTAAGGAATTTTTCCATGGACAGATCCCTAATTGGAGTCCGAACCATGGATTTGCAGAAATC GTCTTATCCAACTTTGTGACTGAGTGTCTACAGGAGGCCAGTCGGCGTAGTCATCGTTCAGTTGCATTCCCCGCGCTCGGATGTGGCAAGAGAGGATACCCACCTGACGTTGTAGTGACAACTATGCTTCGTGCAATTACCGAATTTTCAAGGAAAGCTCCAAGAACTACAGTTGATCTTGTGAAATTTGTTATTCCTCAAAATAGTACAGATCTTTTCAag GTGTTTAATGAGTTTGTAtctgaaaacaaatgtattgaaaCGAGAAGCTTTGTCAGAGAATACTTTGATCGTTGCCGGTCATTCAAGGACCTATTTCTTCAAA GAGAAAGTCCCCAGATTCAAGTAGGTCCTGTGTCTATTAAGTTGGCCCTTGGAAACATAACCATGGAGAGCGCACACGCAATTGTTAATTCAACAAATGTCGCCTTGGATTTAAAGCTTGGTCGTGTGTCATCTATGCTTCTATTTACCGCAGGAAAGGTCATTCAGCTTGAATGCAACACTGACG agaagaaaaaacaagcccaggaaaataaaatagttacaACAGGCCCAGGGAGACTATTATGCAAGAAAATCCTGCACTTGGTCGCCGGAAAAAACATTGACCAGTGGAGAAAATGCGTGAAACGTTGTCTCCGGACGGCGGAAGCGGAGAATCTGCCAACTGTATCGTTTCCTGCAATTGGAACAG GTCAATGTGGACAATCTGCCAAGAACATTGCCGACGCGTTGGCAACAACTGTGAAGCAGTATGTTGAAAGCACTAAATATAGGGGCGTCCTCAGAGCCATTAGAATTGTCATCTTTGATCAGGAAGTGTTAGACGTGTTTAGAACAACCATCAACAAGCGGCTCTTTGCCAAACGGAGGGAGTCGAGGAATTCTAAATTCt TCATGAGAGGGACAGAAGAAAGTTTTGAACGTGAAACTGATGTCAACTTCCACATATTTGCTGAGACAGCGAAAGAAACACAACGAGTCATTCAGGAACTTCATTCCTTGAAGACGGAGGAGAAGATCGCTTTTCCATCGTCGGTTGTAAGCCGTCTTTCAGAATCACag GAACACGCAGTTACAGATATAGGAAAACGTAGAAGGACGGTTATAGTTGGTATAGACAGGAAGGATGGATGCATTGCCGTGACTGGCCTTGACAGTGATGTTGCACAGACCAAACTAGAAATAGAAAGATATCTGGCAAACAATTCAAAGG TTGCACTTCCAGACCATTGGAACATGAATGTATCCGAATCTCCAAAACTGGTTGAGCTGCAAAAAGATGACTCCGAATACAAGATGGTACAGAGTCTTTGTGATCAGATGCTTCATTCTGGTACATATGTCAAG ATTGAGCGCGTCCAGAATCCTTTGCTGTACATACAGTTTGAAGAACGAAAACGTGAAATGACGCCAAAAAAAAGTTGCAGAAGTCGAACGAGCTCTTTATGGTATGGTGGAAAAAGTGCTGAAGATGCCTCGTATATTTCAAATCATGGATTCGGCAGGCTTTGTGGAACAA GCTCTTCATACGGAACGGGAGTACATTTTACCAAACACGCCCGCACTGCGTATGATGATTTCTGCAGCCAGGATCTCACAGGAGTGAAGGTTTTGATGCTTGTAGATGTGCTCGTCAGCGATCGATCCTCAATTGACTTAGATGTAGTTCAAATAACGGAGTCGAACCAGGCATATCCAAAATTTATCGTTTGGTTTAAGCAACAGTTTTAA